Proteins encoded in a region of the Eretmochelys imbricata isolate rEreImb1 chromosome 10, rEreImb1.hap1, whole genome shotgun sequence genome:
- the SMIM22 gene encoding small integral membrane protein 22, producing the protein MGSERQNLGEEFSNQINDVLSRLATKQMFQSDWDIAAFAIFFIFIGTVLLMVLLALIHCCCCCDCDSRGSHKKVPRKKVGIDNKAMEP; encoded by the exons ATGGGATCTGAAAGGCAAAACTTGGGAGAGGAGTTCAGCAACCAGATCAATGACGTCCTGAGCAGACTCGCAACCAAACAGATGTTCCAGTCAGACTGGGACATTGCTGCCTTCGCCATCTTCTTCATCTTCATTG GTACTGTGCTGTTGATGGTTCTCCTGGCTCTGatccattgctgctgctgctgcgacTGTGACTCCCGGGGATCACAcaagaag GTCCCCAGAAAGAAAGTGGGCATTGATAACAAGGCCATGGAGCCatag